The following proteins come from a genomic window of Gossypium raimondii isolate GPD5lz chromosome 5, ASM2569854v1, whole genome shotgun sequence:
- the LOC105766455 gene encoding probable disease resistance protein At1g52660 — protein MEHVKPVVGIANCLGTPVCKYLQYHRKLNDYVRNFKRMRDELNCKMEEIELQLKAELLRPLGKIPKKGVENWLKAVKQMIREAHVVENKVSNGRYLCRACNGKLVDEKTREMKEFLDKAPNASEGLAMDGPSAGLPLPTSELVGEEAVRNEIWACLMQEEVSKIGVWGMGGVGKTTIMKHIHNDLLKQERFERVIWVTISKEFNVMKVQDNIASALESKEYLDKEEDKLVRAAILSEMLKNAGKHVLILDDVWDEVSLEEVGIPEPSGSNGCKLVLTTRSEHVCKYMGCKVIKVKLLSEEEAFI, from the coding sequence ATGGAGCACGTAAAGCCTGTTGTTGGCATTGCAAATTGTCTCGGCACTCCTGTTTGTAAATATTTGCAATATCACAGAAAGCTGAACGATTATGTGAGAAACTTCAAGAGGATGAGAGATGAATTGAATTGCAAAATGGAAGAAATAGAGCTGCAATTGAAAGCAGAGCTTCTTCGGCCTCTGGGGAAGATACCAAAGAAGGGAGTTGAAAATTGGTTGAAAGCTGTGAAACAGATGATTAGGGAAGCACATGTTGTTGAAAACAAAGTCAGTAATGGGAGATATCTCTGTCGTGCTTGCAACGGGAAGCTGGTTGATGAAAAGACTCGAgaaatgaaggaatttcttgataaagccCCTAATGCCTCTGAAGGTCTTGCCATGGATGGTCCAAGTGCTGGGTTGCCACTGCCAACATCAGAACTAGTTGGAGAGGAAGCTGTCAGAAATGAGATTTGGGCATGTTTGATGCAGGAGGAGGTGAGCAAGATTGGGGTTTGGGGGATGGGCGGTGTGGGTAAAACCACTATCATGAAGCACATCCACAATGATCTTTTGAAACAAGAAAGATTCGAAAGGGTCATCTGGGTTACCATATCAAAGGAGTTTAATGTAATGAAGGTACAAGATAATATTGCAAGTGCGTTGGAGTCGAAGGAATATTTAGACAAAGAAGAGGACAAGCTCGTACGAGCTGCAATCTTGTCAGAAATGCTGAAGAACGCAGGAAAGCATGTTCTAATCCTAGATGATGTGTGGGATGAAGTCTCTCTAGAGGAAGTTGGGATCCCTGAGCCGAGTGGCAGCAATGGCTGCAAGTTGGTGTTGACAACCCGTTCGGAGCATGTGTGTAAGTATATGGGTTGTAAGGTGATAAAAGTGAAGCTCCTTTCAGAAGAAGAGgcatttatttaa